One part of the Filimonas effusa genome encodes these proteins:
- a CDS encoding cation:proton antiporter, with protein MTISYTVSIIVVLAALIAYLNQRFLRLPNAIGVMVISISMSVVLMLSSGLFPEFFHDTIALIDSVDFDKVVIGTMLNFLLFAGTIQIRIADLRTQQLAVLLFSTVSVALSTAIVGFLLYGVVWLLKMPVTLLECCLFGALISPTDPVSVLGIIKEAKVSKSLEMKIAGESLFNDGVALVIFFSILHAIRNPQVAVTFSGVAKVFAWEALGGLALGLLLGFIGLRALKGIDHYKVEVMISLAIVVGGYSLARSIGISGPLTMVAAGIFIGNYGKSYAMSDVSRDYLDKFWELVEEILNIVLFVLIGFELLLIKRYDHYVLVGCAAVVIVLAARFISLAIPALFIRFWEKMSGRTLLFLTWGGLRGGVSIALALTLTRGLHRDLFVFVTYFVVVFSVIVQGLSIERLTSREKRRMLEQNR; from the coding sequence ATGACTATATCTTATACAGTTTCTATTATAGTAGTATTAGCGGCGCTGATTGCATATCTCAATCAGCGCTTTTTACGTTTGCCCAATGCGATAGGGGTGATGGTGATTTCCATTTCGATGTCGGTGGTGCTGATGCTTAGCAGTGGTTTGTTCCCGGAGTTTTTTCATGATACCATTGCTTTAATAGACTCTGTGGATTTTGACAAGGTGGTGATTGGTACGATGCTGAACTTCCTGTTGTTTGCGGGCACGATACAGATACGTATTGCGGATCTGCGGACGCAGCAGCTGGCGGTGCTATTGTTTTCAACGGTGAGTGTGGCTTTGTCTACGGCAATTGTTGGTTTCCTGTTGTATGGTGTGGTGTGGTTGTTGAAGATGCCGGTTACGTTGCTGGAGTGTTGTTTGTTCGGGGCGTTGATATCGCCTACTGACCCGGTGTCGGTATTGGGGATCATCAAGGAGGCGAAGGTCTCGAAATCGCTGGAGATGAAGATTGCGGGTGAGTCGCTCTTCAATGACGGGGTGGCGCTGGTGATCTTTTTTAGCATACTGCATGCGATCCGGAATCCGCAGGTGGCGGTTACTTTCAGTGGTGTGGCCAAGGTGTTTGCCTGGGAGGCGCTGGGGGGGCTGGCCCTGGGGTTATTGCTGGGTTTTATAGGATTGAGGGCGTTAAAGGGAATAGACCATTATAAAGTGGAGGTAATGATTTCGCTGGCTATAGTGGTGGGCGGGTATTCACTGGCAAGGAGCATAGGGATCTCGGGGCCGCTGACGATGGTGGCTGCGGGGATATTCATAGGGAATTATGGGAAGTCGTATGCCATGTCGGATGTGTCGCGTGATTACCTGGATAAGTTCTGGGAGCTTGTGGAGGAGATACTGAACATTGTATTGTTTGTATTGATAGGATTTGAATTGTTGCTGATAAAACGTTATGATCATTATGTGCTGGTGGGGTGTGCGGCGGTGGTAATAGTGCTGGCGGCGCGGTTTATATCGCTTGCCATTCCGGCGTTATTTATCCGTTTCTGGGAGAAGATGAGCGGGCGGACTTTGTTATTTCTTACGTGGGGAGGGTTGCGTGGCGGGGTATCGATTGCGCTGGCGCTTACTTTAACGCGGGGATTACATCGGGATCTGTTTGTATTTGTGACCTATTTCGTGGTAGTTTTTTCTGTGATCGTGCAGGGATTGAGCATTGAGCGGCTGACGAGCAGGGAGAAGCGGCGGATGCTGGAGCAGAATAGGTAG
- the rpoC gene encoding DNA-directed RNA polymerase subunit beta' has protein sequence MAIKKDNRPKASFSKITIGLASPDSILERSFGEVLKPETINYRTYKPERDGLFCERIFGPVKDYECACGKYKRIRYKGIVCDRCGVEVTEKKVRRERMGHIKLVVPVVHIWYFKSLPNKIGYLLGMSSKKLETIVYYERYAVIQPGIREDKGLQSGDLLTEEEYLEIMDNLPKDNQYLPDEDPNKFIAKMGAEAVHDLLARIELDSLSFTLRNAAANETSQQRKADALKRLSVVESFREASTRITNRPEWMVMQYVPVIPPELRPLVPLDGGRFASSDLNDLYRRVIIRNNRLKRLLEIKAPEVILRNEKRMLQEAVDSLFDNSRKSNAVKAEGGRALKSLSDVLKGKQGRFRQNLLGKRVDYSGRSVIVVGPELKMHECGLPKDMAAELFKPFVIRKLIERGIVKTVKSAKKLVDRKEAVIWDILENILKGHPVMLNRAPTLHRLSIQAFQPRLVEGKAIQLHPLVTASFNADFDGDQMAVHVPLSSAAVLEAQLLMLSSHNILNPQNGTPITLPSQDMVLGLYYITKGKKSTDTEKVKGEGMAFYNMDEVLIAYNENRVELHANIKVKTNVRENGTLVKKLIETTVGRVLFNQHVPKEVGFVNALLTKKSLREIIGDIIKITNVPKTAKFLDDIKQLGFRMAFRGGLSFNVNDLIIPEMRNELLEQAKNEVEEVWENYNMGLITNNERYNQVIDIWSRVDTRITETLIREMQTDKQGFNSVYMMLDSGARGSKQQVKQLAGIRGLMAKPRKSGSSGSEIIENPILSNFKGGLNVLDYFISTHGARKGLADTALKTADAGYLTRRLVDVAQDVVITEEDCGTLRGIATSALKDNEDIVEPLTDRIMGRTSLHDVFHPQTDELIAKAGEEITSEVAKAIEDAGIETVEIRSVLTCESKRGVCVKCYGKNLATGYMAQNGDAVGIIAAQSIGEPGTQLTLRTFHVGGIAGSSSIESSLNAKFDGTIQFDGLRTVLTENAEGDKETIVIGRTGEVRIMDVKNDRLMITNNVPYGATLLVKDGQQVKKGEPICKWDPFNNVIVAEIAGEIRFENVIEGVTFREEADEQTGHRDKVVIETKDKTKIPGIVLEGKEIKNYNLPVGSRLVTEEGDKVRAGQVIVKIPRTLRKSGDITGGLPRVTELFEARNPGNPAVVCEIDGVVAFGNVKRGNREIIVEAKDGITKKYLVPLTRQILVQDGDFVKAGTPLSDGQVAPADILSIKGPYAVQEYVVNEIQEVYRLQGVKINDKHVEVIVRQMMKKVEIVDAGDTKFLEEDLEDRFEFNEENDRIFDKKVVTEAGESSRLRAGQIITLRELREENSILRRSDKKLVEVRDAQPATATPVLLGITKASLGVQSWISAASFQETTKVLSSAAIQGKTDDMIGLKENVITGHLIPAGTGQKLFENMIVGSKEEYELLSTAREAMNFDDEE, from the coding sequence ATGGCCATTAAAAAAGACAATCGTCCCAAAGCATCATTTTCTAAAATAACCATCGGTTTGGCATCGCCGGACAGTATTTTAGAACGCAGCTTTGGTGAAGTATTGAAGCCTGAAACCATCAATTACCGTACGTACAAGCCCGAGCGGGATGGTCTGTTTTGTGAAAGAATTTTCGGTCCTGTAAAAGATTATGAATGTGCCTGTGGCAAATACAAGCGTATCCGTTATAAGGGTATTGTTTGTGACCGTTGCGGGGTTGAGGTAACAGAGAAGAAGGTGCGTCGTGAGCGCATGGGCCACATTAAGCTGGTGGTGCCTGTGGTGCATATCTGGTATTTCAAAAGCTTACCTAACAAGATTGGTTACCTGTTGGGTATGAGTTCCAAGAAATTGGAGACGATTGTTTATTATGAAAGGTATGCGGTTATACAGCCGGGTATCCGTGAAGATAAAGGTTTACAAAGCGGTGATCTTTTGACTGAAGAAGAGTACCTGGAGATCATGGATAATCTTCCAAAAGATAACCAGTACCTGCCTGATGAAGATCCTAATAAATTCATTGCCAAGATGGGTGCTGAGGCTGTGCATGATCTGCTGGCCCGCATTGAGCTTGACTCTTTAAGTTTCACCCTGCGTAATGCAGCTGCGAACGAGACTTCACAACAGCGTAAGGCGGATGCCCTGAAGCGTTTGAGTGTGGTGGAATCGTTCCGTGAGGCTTCTACCCGTATCACTAACCGTCCTGAGTGGATGGTGATGCAGTATGTGCCTGTTATTCCTCCTGAATTACGTCCGTTGGTTCCATTGGATGGCGGTCGTTTTGCGTCTTCTGACCTGAACGATCTTTATCGTCGTGTGATCATCCGTAATAACCGTTTAAAGCGTTTGCTGGAGATCAAAGCTCCCGAGGTGATCTTGCGTAACGAGAAGCGTATGTTGCAGGAAGCGGTTGATTCGTTGTTTGACAACAGCCGTAAGTCGAATGCTGTAAAGGCAGAAGGCGGACGTGCGCTGAAATCGCTGAGTGATGTGCTGAAAGGTAAACAAGGCCGTTTCCGTCAGAACCTGTTGGGTAAACGTGTTGACTACTCTGGCCGTTCTGTAATTGTGGTAGGCCCTGAGCTGAAAATGCATGAGTGTGGTTTACCTAAAGACATGGCTGCGGAGCTGTTCAAGCCGTTTGTTATCCGTAAATTAATAGAAAGGGGTATTGTGAAAACAGTTAAATCGGCCAAGAAGCTGGTTGACCGCAAGGAAGCTGTGATCTGGGATATCCTTGAAAATATACTGAAAGGCCACCCTGTGATGTTAAACCGTGCCCCTACGCTGCACCGTTTATCTATCCAGGCTTTCCAGCCCCGTTTGGTGGAAGGAAAGGCGATTCAGTTACACCCGCTGGTAACAGCATCATTCAACGCCGACTTCGACGGTGACCAGATGGCGGTTCACGTGCCTTTGAGCAGTGCAGCTGTACTGGAAGCCCAGTTGCTGATGTTATCTTCTCACAACATTCTCAACCCTCAGAACGGTACGCCTATCACCCTGCCTTCACAGGACATGGTTCTTGGTTTGTACTACATCACCAAGGGTAAGAAATCGACCGACACTGAAAAAGTGAAGGGTGAGGGTATGGCCTTCTACAACATGGATGAGGTGCTGATCGCGTATAATGAGAACCGTGTAGAATTACACGCCAACATTAAAGTAAAAACCAATGTACGTGAGAACGGCACACTGGTTAAAAAATTAATAGAAACTACTGTAGGCCGCGTACTGTTCAACCAGCACGTACCTAAAGAAGTAGGTTTCGTTAACGCCTTACTTACCAAGAAGAGCCTGAGGGAGATCATTGGTGATATCATCAAGATCACCAACGTTCCCAAGACTGCGAAATTCCTCGATGATATCAAGCAGTTAGGATTCCGTATGGCCTTCCGTGGTGGTTTGTCGTTCAACGTAAACGATCTTATCATTCCTGAAATGAGGAATGAGCTGCTCGAGCAGGCTAAGAACGAAGTTGAGGAAGTGTGGGAGAACTATAACATGGGTCTTATCACCAACAACGAACGTTACAACCAGGTAATCGATATCTGGAGCCGTGTGGATACCCGTATTACTGAAACGCTGATCCGTGAGATGCAGACAGACAAGCAGGGCTTCAACTCTGTTTACATGATGCTTGATTCCGGTGCGCGTGGTAGTAAGCAACAGGTTAAGCAGTTGGCAGGTATCAGGGGTCTGATGGCGAAACCAAGGAAATCCGGTTCTTCCGGTTCCGAGATCATTGAGAACCCGATCCTTTCGAACTTCAAGGGTGGTTTGAACGTATTGGATTACTTCATCTCTACGCACGGTGCGCGTAAAGGTCTTGCGGATACGGCTCTTAAAACGGCGGATGCGGGTTACCTGACCCGTCGTCTTGTAGACGTTGCGCAGGATGTGGTGATCACTGAAGAGGATTGCGGAACATTAAGGGGTATTGCGACTTCAGCGTTGAAAGACAACGAAGACATCGTAGAACCGTTAACAGACCGTATCATGGGACGTACTTCGTTACATGATGTATTCCATCCTCAGACTGATGAGCTGATAGCGAAGGCAGGTGAGGAAATCACTTCTGAAGTAGCGAAAGCTATCGAGGATGCTGGTATCGAAACTGTTGAGATCCGTTCTGTACTTACCTGCGAAAGCAAGCGCGGTGTGTGCGTGAAGTGTTATGGTAAAAACCTGGCAACCGGTTATATGGCTCAGAATGGTGATGCTGTTGGTATCATCGCTGCACAGTCGATCGGTGAACCTGGTACACAGCTGACACTGCGTACGTTCCACGTGGGTGGTATTGCCGGTTCTTCTTCTATCGAATCATCACTGAACGCCAAGTTTGACGGTACTATCCAGTTCGATGGTTTACGTACTGTACTTACTGAAAATGCGGAAGGCGACAAAGAAACCATCGTTATTGGCCGTACCGGTGAGGTAAGGATCATGGATGTGAAGAATGATCGTCTGATGATCACCAATAACGTTCCTTATGGTGCTACGCTGCTGGTGAAAGATGGTCAGCAGGTGAAGAAAGGGGAGCCTATCTGTAAGTGGGATCCGTTCAACAACGTTATCGTTGCTGAGATTGCGGGTGAGATCCGTTTCGAGAATGTAATTGAAGGTGTTACTTTCCGTGAAGAAGCAGATGAGCAAACCGGTCACCGTGATAAAGTGGTTATTGAAACTAAAGATAAGACCAAGATTCCTGGTATCGTGCTGGAAGGCAAGGAGATCAAGAACTACAACTTACCTGTAGGTTCCCGTCTGGTAACGGAAGAAGGTGACAAGGTAAGGGCTGGTCAGGTTATTGTGAAGATCCCGAGGACCCTGCGTAAGTCAGGTGACATCACGGGTGGTTTGCCTCGTGTAACTGAATTGTTCGAGGCAAGGAACCCTGGTAACCCTGCGGTAGTTTGCGAGATCGATGGTGTAGTAGCTTTCGGTAACGTAAAACGTGGTAACCGTGAGATCATTGTAGAAGCGAAAGATGGTATCACCAAGAAATACCTGGTACCGTTGACACGTCAGATCCTGGTACAGGATGGTGACTTCGTGAAAGCTGGTACGCCTTTATCTGATGGTCAGGTAGCGCCTGCGGATATTCTTTCTATCAAAGGACCTTATGCTGTACAAGAGTATGTGGTGAATGAGATCCAGGAAGTTTACCGTTTACAGGGTGTGAAGATCAATGATAAGCACGTAGAGGTTATCGTTCGTCAGATGATGAAGAAAGTAGAGATCGTTGATGCCGGTGATACCAAGTTCCTTGAAGAAGACCTGGAAGACAGGTTTGAATTCAACGAAGAGAATGACCGCATTTTTGATAAGAAAGTTGTAACTGAAGCTGGTGAGAGCAGCAGGCTGAGAGCTGGTCAGATCATTACTTTACGTGAGTTGAGGGAAGAAAACTCCATTTTACGTCGTAGTGATAAGAAACTGGTGGAGGTGCGTGATGCACAGCCAGCCACAGCAACGCCGGTACTGTTGGGTATCACCAAAGCGTCACTGGGTGTACAAAGCTGGATCTCTGCAGCTTCGTTCCAGGAGACAACTAAAGTACTGAGCTCTGCCGCTATCCAGGGTAAAACAGATGATATGATCGGCTTGAAAGAGAACGTGATCACAGGTCACCTGATACCTGCGGGTACTGGTCAGAAGTTATTTGAAAATATGATCGTAGGTAGTAAAGAAGAGTATGAGCTCTTGTCTACGGCCCGCGAGGCAATGAACTTCGATGATGAAGAATAG
- a CDS encoding OmpH family outer membrane protein codes for MKNFSIVLNLVLLVAVGVLFYFQFKSPKTAGQVQRVVSDTASPGSFKIVYFEMDSLDVKYEYLKEVREVLRRKEAQMGNEMKQMEIRLTNKYKEYQQRAASMSQAEQMALQQELSQMQQDAQAAGQEKSQELNGESMRRLQEVKLKIQDFLKAYSAQHGYVFVYAADRSDNIYYKDPSRDITAEVIRLLNEQYHAEKKKK; via the coding sequence ATGAAGAATTTTTCCATTGTATTGAATCTTGTGTTGTTGGTGGCAGTGGGGGTATTGTTTTATTTTCAGTTTAAGTCGCCCAAGACGGCAGGGCAAGTGCAACGTGTAGTTTCGGATACAGCTTCACCCGGGAGTTTTAAGATCGTGTATTTTGAAATGGACTCACTGGATGTTAAATATGAATATCTGAAAGAAGTAAGAGAGGTGCTCAGGCGCAAAGAAGCGCAAATGGGCAATGAAATGAAGCAGATGGAAATTCGTTTAACCAATAAGTATAAGGAGTATCAGCAAAGGGCTGCTTCTATGTCTCAGGCAGAACAAATGGCATTACAGCAGGAGCTGAGTCAAATGCAACAGGATGCTCAGGCGGCGGGGCAGGAGAAGAGCCAGGAATTAAATGGTGAATCGATGCGCCGTTTACAGGAGGTTAAGCTGAAGATCCAGGATTTTCTGAAAGCATACAGTGCCCAGCATGGTTATGTATTTGTATATGCTGCTGACAGGTCGGACAATATTTATTACAAAGATCCCAGTCGTGATATCACTGCCGAGGTGATAAGACTGCTGAATGAGCAGTACCACGCTGAGAAGAAAAAGAAATAA
- a CDS encoding APC family permease has product MLDGTMIVAGSMIGSGIFIVSAEMLRHVGSSGWLMVVWLITGFMTVAAAVSYGELSAMFPKAGGQYVYLKESYNPLVGFLYGWSFFAVIQTGTIAAVGVAFSKFTAYLLPAVSEDKVLLSAGNFHISPAQVLSIATIILLTYINTRGLKSGKLIQTSFTIIKLVSLFGLVILGLLAAKGEVWDANWANAWDLHALNKDGSTGSYTMGAALGAIAAAMVGSIFSSVAWEGVTFIGGEIKNPKRNLGLSLFLGTFVVTIVYLAANIMYTAVLPLQEIASAEKDRVAVAASNAIFGNIGTYVIAVMIMISTFGCNNGLVLAGARVYYTMAKDGLFFKKTGELNRFAVPEFALWIQCLVACLLCLSGRYGDLLDMVSFVVVIFYVLTILGVFILRKKRPDAERPYKAFAYPVLPAIFILMGLAFCVLLIMYKPGFTWPGLIIVLIGIPIYYLAVANKHKTGS; this is encoded by the coding sequence TTGCTTGACGGAACTATGATTGTTGCCGGAAGCATGATAGGCTCCGGGATCTTTATTGTAAGCGCCGAAATGCTGCGTCATGTAGGCTCCAGTGGCTGGCTTATGGTTGTATGGCTTATAACCGGCTTTATGACGGTGGCAGCGGCTGTAAGTTATGGCGAATTGAGCGCTATGTTTCCTAAGGCCGGCGGGCAGTATGTTTATTTGAAGGAGTCGTATAATCCGCTGGTTGGTTTCCTTTATGGCTGGAGTTTTTTTGCTGTGATACAAACGGGTACTATTGCTGCTGTAGGTGTTGCGTTTTCCAAATTCACTGCGTACCTGTTACCGGCGGTGAGTGAAGACAAGGTGCTGCTATCGGCGGGTAATTTTCATATATCACCGGCGCAGGTGTTATCTATTGCCACCATTATTTTACTTACCTACATCAATACCAGGGGCCTTAAAAGCGGGAAGTTGATTCAAACGAGCTTTACGATCATAAAGCTGGTGAGTTTGTTTGGGCTTGTAATACTGGGGCTGCTGGCAGCGAAAGGTGAAGTGTGGGATGCCAACTGGGCGAATGCCTGGGACCTGCATGCCTTAAACAAGGATGGCAGTACCGGTAGCTATACTATGGGGGCTGCATTGGGCGCTATTGCTGCGGCAATGGTGGGCAGTATTTTCAGCAGCGTGGCCTGGGAAGGAGTTACTTTCATTGGTGGCGAGATCAAGAATCCCAAACGTAACCTGGGACTGAGTTTATTCCTGGGGACTTTTGTTGTAACGATCGTATATCTGGCAGCCAATATCATGTATACGGCGGTACTGCCTTTACAGGAGATAGCGTCGGCAGAGAAAGACCGGGTGGCCGTAGCTGCTTCCAATGCCATCTTTGGCAATATAGGTACTTATGTTATTGCTGTGATGATCATGATCTCAACCTTTGGCTGTAACAATGGTCTGGTATTGGCAGGGGCCAGGGTCTATTATACGATGGCCAAAGATGGATTGTTTTTCAAAAAGACGGGTGAGCTTAACAGGTTTGCGGTACCTGAGTTTGCTTTATGGATACAATGCCTGGTGGCCTGCCTGTTGTGTTTGAGCGGCAGGTATGGCGACCTGCTGGACATGGTCTCTTTTGTTGTCGTTATTTTTTATGTATTAACTATATTGGGTGTTTTTATACTCAGGAAGAAGCGGCCTGACGCGGAACGCCCGTATAAAGCTTTTGCTTATCCTGTGCTACCGGCAATATTTATATTAATGGGGCTGGCTTTTTGCGTGTTGCTGATCATGTACAAGCCGGGATTTACGTGGCCGGGACTGATTATTGTATTGATTGGCATACCTATTTATTATCTTGCAGTGGCAAATAAACACAAGACCGGCTCATGA
- a CDS encoding bifunctional heptose 7-phosphate kinase/heptose 1-phosphate adenyltransferase produces the protein MNFDVLFDDFRKLRIAVVGDVMLDTYWWGKVDRISPEAPVPVIALDHKEYRIGGAGNVALNTVSLGAETTLFSVVGDDDDADMLLGLLQDQHVDTKYIIKSRSRITTNKIRVVSKSQQMLRVDSEVTHDIVSEDEEVLLSSFTSYVKRYQPAVVIFEDYDKGILTPTLIKGIIAVCKEHGVVTTVDPKRAHFFAYEGVDIFKPNLKEVREALHITAAEINEATLREIHAELHKVLQHKVSLITLSEKGVFFQKGSQSRILPAHLRNIADVSGAGDTVIAVASMVYAQTKDIRLMAGMANIAGGLVCEAVGTAAISREMLEKECHRLLGGNE, from the coding sequence ATGAATTTTGATGTATTGTTCGATGACTTCAGGAAGTTGCGTATTGCAGTTGTTGGAGATGTAATGCTTGACACTTACTGGTGGGGCAAGGTGGATCGTATTTCGCCTGAAGCGCCGGTGCCGGTAATTGCACTTGACCACAAAGAATACAGGATTGGCGGGGCGGGGAATGTTGCATTGAACACGGTATCGCTGGGGGCGGAAACCACTTTATTCTCTGTAGTCGGAGACGACGACGATGCGGATATGCTGCTGGGGCTGTTACAGGATCAGCATGTTGATACGAAGTATATTATCAAAAGCAGGAGCAGGATCACCACCAATAAAATAAGGGTGGTGAGTAAGAGCCAGCAGATGTTGCGGGTTGATTCGGAAGTTACACATGATATAGTCAGTGAAGATGAAGAGGTGTTGTTAAGCAGTTTTACTTCTTATGTAAAACGTTATCAGCCGGCGGTAGTGATCTTTGAAGATTATGATAAGGGTATTCTCACTCCTACATTGATCAAGGGTATTATTGCTGTTTGCAAGGAGCATGGTGTTGTAACTACAGTAGATCCGAAGCGGGCGCATTTCTTTGCTTATGAGGGGGTAGATATTTTCAAGCCCAATCTTAAAGAGGTTCGGGAGGCGTTACATATTACGGCGGCTGAGATAAATGAAGCAACCTTAAGGGAAATACATGCTGAATTACACAAAGTATTACAGCATAAGGTTTCGCTGATCACGTTGTCGGAAAAAGGGGTATTTTTTCAGAAGGGAAGCCAGTCGCGGATATTGCCTGCTCACCTGCGTAATATTGCTGATGTGAGCGGTGCCGGTGACACGGTGATAGCTGTGGCTTCGATGGTATATGCGCAAACTAAAGATATCCGTTTGATGGCAGGCATGGCCAATATTGCCGGCGGATTGGTATGTGAAGCGGTGGGAACAGCTGCCATCAGCCGCGAAATGCTGGAAAAAGAATGCCATCGTTTGCTGGGTGGCAATGAATAG
- a CDS encoding isoaspartyl peptidase/L-asparaginase family protein: MSAYTIVIHGGAGTILKGDMTPELEAAYMEGLDAAIWAGYSVLEKGGSAVNAIKAAIVMLEDNVLFNAGKGSVFTKKGVQEMDAAIMDGSTLAAGAVAGVRNVRNPIELATEVMRNSNHVFLSGKGANDFAIKQGVKLEPDEYFFSQFRYDQWKAIRDSDNYSLDHTHQRLEELMKDKKFGTVGAVALDMDGNIAAATSTGGMTNKKYGRIGDSPVIGAGTYANNNTCGISCTGHGELFIRSVAAYDVSCLMEYKGMSLKDAMEEVVNDKLVKMGGEGGMIGVDNQGNVSMVLNSAGMYRAARSSSGFSETAIYK; the protein is encoded by the coding sequence ATGAGCGCGTACACTATTGTTATTCATGGCGGTGCCGGCACCATTCTGAAAGGTGATATGACCCCTGAGCTGGAAGCAGCCTATATGGAAGGTTTGGATGCGGCGATATGGGCTGGTTACAGCGTACTGGAAAAAGGCGGTTCGGCAGTTAATGCTATCAAGGCCGCTATTGTTATGCTGGAAGATAATGTGTTGTTCAATGCCGGCAAGGGTTCTGTTTTTACGAAAAAAGGCGTTCAGGAAATGGACGCTGCCATTATGGATGGCAGCACGCTTGCTGCCGGCGCCGTAGCAGGCGTGAGGAACGTAAGAAATCCGATAGAACTGGCTACTGAGGTGATGCGCAATAGTAATCATGTGTTCCTGAGTGGCAAAGGTGCCAATGACTTCGCCATCAAGCAGGGGGTAAAGCTGGAGCCGGATGAATACTTTTTCTCCCAGTTCCGGTACGATCAGTGGAAGGCTATTCGGGATTCTGATAATTATTCGCTGGATCATACCCATCAGCGTTTGGAAGAACTGATGAAAGACAAGAAGTTTGGTACTGTAGGTGCGGTTGCCCTGGATATGGATGGTAATATTGCCGCAGCAACGTCTACAGGTGGTATGACAAACAAGAAATACGGAAGGATAGGGGATAGCCCGGTTATTGGTGCGGGAACCTATGCCAATAATAATACCTGTGGCATCAGTTGTACAGGACATGGTGAGTTATTCATCCGTTCTGTGGCGGCGTATGATGTGAGCTGCCTGATGGAATACAAAGGAATGAGCTTAAAAGACGCCATGGAGGAAGTGGTGAACGATAAACTCGTGAAAATGGGCGGCGAAGGGGGGATGATTGGGGTTGATAATCAAGGCAATGTTTCTATGGTGTTGAATAGTGCAGGTATGTACCGCGCAGCCCGCAGCAGCAGCGGCTTTTCTGAAACCGCTATCTACAAATAA
- a CDS encoding pyridoxal phosphate-dependent aminotransferase, whose amino-acid sequence MHNFSNDNINMNALRSRAYNLRWATLPEGVIPLTAADPDFQCAPEIAEAITAYAGERVFSYGPGEGLPGFKSAIAAAMKDRRNINTDPALILPIDTAAQGMFVVARYCLQPGDEAIIFDPVDFLFKKSVEAAGGTAVYFPINVTTGAFDIAHLRTLITPRTKMLCLCNPHNPSGKVFTREELLALGQVAIDHDLWIMSDEIWSDIVFPGSLYHSIAALSTELAARTFTVYGLSKSFGLAGLRIGFIVAPSAFAYEGIVETSMVRTTAYGVSTLSQIAGQAAYEKCWYWVEDFVSHLTAMRNYTVERLNQMKGIQCHLPQGCYLAFPDIKATGFSSTALSDYLLHEAKVAVVPGAEQWFGPGAAGHIRICFSTSQAILAEALDRIELALQKI is encoded by the coding sequence ATGCATAACTTCTCAAACGACAATATAAATATGAACGCCCTGCGTTCACGTGCTTATAACCTCAGATGGGCTACCCTGCCCGAAGGTGTTATTCCGCTTACTGCCGCAGATCCCGACTTTCAGTGTGCACCGGAAATAGCAGAAGCCATTACCGCCTACGCAGGTGAACGGGTATTCTCCTATGGACCCGGCGAAGGACTGCCGGGCTTTAAATCGGCAATCGCTGCGGCTATGAAAGACAGAAGGAACATCAACACCGATCCCGCTCTTATTCTGCCTATCGACACCGCCGCGCAGGGTATGTTCGTGGTGGCACGCTACTGCCTGCAGCCCGGCGATGAAGCCATCATCTTTGATCCGGTGGATTTCCTGTTTAAGAAATCGGTAGAAGCCGCCGGAGGCACCGCAGTTTATTTCCCTATAAATGTAACTACCGGAGCATTCGATATTGCGCACCTGCGCACGCTTATCACTCCCCGTACAAAAATGCTTTGTCTTTGTAACCCGCACAACCCGTCCGGCAAAGTGTTTACCCGCGAAGAGTTGCTGGCATTGGGCCAGGTTGCCATAGACCACGACCTCTGGATTATGAGCGATGAAATATGGAGCGATATCGTTTTCCCCGGATCCTTGTATCATAGCATCGCCGCCCTCTCAACTGAACTGGCAGCAAGAACTTTTACCGTATACGGATTAAGTAAATCATTTGGCCTCGCCGGATTACGCATCGGTTTCATTGTTGCCCCCTCCGCTTTTGCCTATGAAGGCATTGTAGAAACTTCTATGGTGAGAACAACAGCCTATGGCGTTTCTACCCTTTCACAGATAGCAGGGCAGGCTGCATATGAAAAATGCTGGTACTGGGTCGAAGATTTCGTGAGCCACCTTACCGCAATGCGTAATTATACGGTGGAACGATTGAACCAGATGAAAGGAATCCAATGCCATCTGCCACAGGGTTGTTACCTCGCTTTCCCCGATATAAAAGCGACAGGATTCAGCAGCACCGCCCTATCCGATTATCTCCTGCACGAAGCAAAAGTAGCAGTGGTACCAGGGGCAGAACAATGGTTTGGCCCCGGAGCGGCGGGCCATATCAGGATTTGTTTTTCCACCTCGCAAGCTATTCTGGCCGAAGCGCTCGACAGAATAGAGCTGGCATTGCAAAAGATCTAA